From the Aquarana catesbeiana isolate 2022-GZ linkage group LG10, ASM4218655v1, whole genome shotgun sequence genome, the window CAGGTACATTACCCTATGTTATATTATAAGATACTGAACTTTTCACATTGAAGCCAAGCCAAAATATTGCTGAGGATAATTCTCCATAATTCCAGGTTCACCATTGCTTGACTGAGGTTATAGCTGCAAATATCAATTGTCTATTGTGTTCTgttcatattgattttttttttcaaagataagTGTATAGAATTTTATCTGGCAGCAGAGAAGACATATATTGTTTAGCTTGCAAAATGTCCCTTCGGCAATGATATACAGTAAAtggtttagaccagtgtttctcaactgcagtcctcaaggccccccaacaggtcatgttttaacGATTTCCCTCCGATGAAATGGCTCtcgtaattactaaggcagtgaaactgatcaaatcacctgtgcaaaataattgtaagcctgaaaacatgacctgttgggacggcTTGAGGAtttgagttgagaaacattgctctagaccagcctttccttggtggtcagtgggaagaataccctttACATTGGAGTCAATAGaaaaaatgccctttacattggtggtcagtggaaagaatggcctTTACAGTGGATGTCAATGGAAAGAAGGCCCTTTActttggggtcagtgggaaaaatgccctttTGGTCATTGGTGGCCAGGAAATAATGCTCCCCTTACAATGGTGGCTTCTTAACAATTAAAAATATCATTggtgtgtcatgctgctggctttggcAAGTGCTGTTGGATCTGGAACTATACAGGCACCATTGGATGGGAAAGCAATTAGCCAaagctgaaggaacccctagagaCCTCTTGAGGAACTCTGGCTGAAAAATGGCTGTTCTAGTCTATACATCCAAAATAGATCTCCATGTAGAGTCCATGGTGGGATGAAGATAACCATACCTAGTTCCTGTCTTGGTCACttgctttaaagttgaactccaagcaTAAAAAGtctcatttaaatatatttctcattagccacaaagaatataaatccacCTTTTGggcaacacgtttttttttttgttttcagtacatgttCTCTTTCAATAACATGAAGAGGTAAAAACACATTTTGGTATAGTTTTAAAGCCACACTCAACTCCTCTGATAATTCCCCAAAGCAGTGCATGGTAATAGAAGCTAtaatatactcacctaggtggccCATGTCTCCTATCTTTCTTCCATTCCGGCACTGCAGCCTTCTTTAGGTTCTTCAGCATTCAGTACATTCCCTGGAATTCACTGCAGTTCATCATACAGTCCCCACATGACAACAGGATATAGCAGTAATTTAGGGCTCTATAGGAGGAACACAGCACATTGTGAGGGACCTGGGGATGCAGATACAGTAAAAACTTGGTTTCAGAAtaacttggtttaagagcgttttgcaagacaagcaacattttttaataaaatgtgacttgatatacaagcaatgttttgatatatacaagtagcgtcatatcacaactgagtataaaagagaagagggcacctctaagtgtagcattatggttacatttaatgaaggtacaacatttagcaacttacatggcttatgattaaaacaggcacatctaagtatgcaggcatccgggttaaagctgtccacatagaccgtcctccacattGCCATCGATGTCAtctcttccacgctgcgctccatgagcggttcaagcctcactttcagatcactctactgcagggtagtcttcccggtcaagaTTGCaaactgacagcggtgagagccagtgGTGCGGGGGttgatctatgtggacagctttagcctgcatacttagatgtgcctgttttaatcatcaaccgtataagttgctaaatgttgtaccttcattaaatgtaaccatattgctacactttgaggtgcttctcttctcttttatattctgtagctccccttgtggaggctgtccATTGTAGATGGACctattatggttacacaacctggtcacattgctataatctttttatatggactataaactgaaggacttatgaataaatggttgtggaacaaatcattcgcgtttcctttatttcttatggggaaatccgctttgatatacaagtgctttggattacaagcatatttctggaacgaattatgctcgcaatccaacgtTTTGTTGTATCTGACACTCCCAGACGTGTCAAAAGCTGAAGAGTTTGACATAGTCTCCAGTGCTGGAACAGAGAGAAGATAGGAGACACACCCCCTTAGAGAGTAGGGTATATTACATCTTCTAATATACTGAATTGTTTTGGGGAATATAAATGTGAAGAGGCAAGAGTGTGACTCCTCCAAAAATTCCCCAAAGCAATTAATGGTGATTGAAGATATAATATAGTCACCTCTCTGGTGGCCGATGTCTCCTACCTTTCCTCCATCCCATCACTCTTTAGCATGCGACACTACTGGGATTGCCAGATGTCTGTGTCCCCCACCACGCTCTTGGGTTGCATCCTCCTGCCCCATACGTCACACCAGGACATAGCAATGGAATAGGGATTTGTGGAAGTACAACGACACGTGGTGGGGGACGAAGACATCTGACAATCCTGGATGTTTGGTAAGCCAAATAGAGACTTCAGAGTGGTAAGTACAATGTATTTTCTAATATATTGaattgctttggggaattcatttgGGAGGATGACAGTGTTACTGTTTTCAATTTATGTACAAAACGTTTTTAAAATCTgaacatttctgttttttttttattttacagataaCTTGTTTCCAACTAATAAGATCGCAAATAACCAAACCTGCACTTCGTGTTATTCCAACTCAATTGATCAGTGTCAGTCAAAGGAGAAAATAAAGTGTTCTGGAACTGAGACTAAATGTGGCCGTATCTTGATTGATTCTCTGGGTAATGGTccaaataaatacatattttttcacaGTACGATTTTCAAGCAATGTGTTTAATCAAACTAAGTATTAAGTAAAAATCATTTAACCTATAAAATAAATGTAGAATTGTccctttaaagtgaacctggcaTCAGATATAGTTCTTTATgtcaaagtagtattaaaccctcagtgttttttAAAActcaaccacttcagctccggaaggttgacccccccttcatgaccagaccattttttgcgatacggcactgcattactttagctgacaattgcgcagtcgtgcggcgctctacccaaataaaatgtatgtcctttttttaccacaaatagagctttcttttggtggtatttgatcacctttgcgttatttattttttgcactatacattttgaaaaaaaaaaaaacaatattttttaatttctactaTAAAACCATAtccgataaaaaaatgtaaaaatcgaatttcttcatcaatttaggccaatatgtattctgctacatatttttggtaaaacaaaatcccaatacgcgtatattgattggtttgcgcaaaagttatagcgtctacaaactatgggatatatttatggtatttttattgatTCATTTATTTTTGCTAGCAATGGTGGTAATCAGTGACttatatcgggactgtgatattgcggcagacaaattgggcacaaatggacacttttgacacttttttggtgaccagTACCACGAAtatggtgatcagtgctaaaaatatgcactgtcactgtactaaatatGTACTgtactaacagaaactaagaaaaatgcctttttttgaaaattttcggtctttttttatttgtggcgtaaaaaataaaaaccccaacggtgactaaataccaccaaaaaaatagctctatttgtgtgaaaaaaatgataaaaatgtaattattgggacagtgttgcatgactgcgcaattctcattcaaagtgtgacagcgctgaaagctgaacattggtctgggaaggaggggggtgaaagtgcccggtattgaaggggggaagTGCTACAGTGACACAATCATGGTAATCTCAGTGCCTATGCAGCTCTTGGCCGTGTTCACAGATTGCAGACACAGATCAGCCCTCTGCTGCAGTCTtttaccttgtgacttgctacaaagttacaatatacagtctgatcactggggggagagaAGACTGAAGATATGCctactcctgcctgcagcagactgaagaCATCAATCTAGGCAATGTCACTGACTGGAAGTAATTTCcttaaatattttgttttatgtGCAGGTTCTAAAAACCACTGGTCCATTCGCGGCTGTGTAAATCCAGAGTTTTGTTCGCACAAGGTTGTCACTCCGAACTTCACACCcttaataaaagaaaaggattgcTATGTACAATGCACACATTGTGAAAACTCAACTGGACTTACCTGCCTTGAAAAGACTGAAAAGATAATGGATTGCCCTGACTCTGATCACCAATGTGCCACTTCCTACTTCGTGGAAAAGAAAGGTAATATTTCAATGACTTAAAAGTCCTGCATAAGATAACAAAATCCATGGCACACATGTAAGGGGCTCACAATTATTGGTGCCAGACTGTGCAAGTCCCCGCCTgcttcttcttggataggacaGCTACCCACCTGCGTTTGATAGAACCCTCCACCATATTGTGCCATACTCCTTCCCATAGACCCACTCAGGACATTTCTGCCCATAGACCTTAATATTTAAGAataaggaatgtccacacataaaATGCATTTTCCACAATTTACTGTAACTTTGCAGGATTTTCGTGACTTCTGACATCACATTGATATACCAACAGAATTCTTTGCCGCGGATTGCCATACACAGGAGTAGATATTCTGTAGTCGTCCTTTCTGCATAGAACTCAAGCACATAACTTGTAAGCCATCTTCCCTTAGGACCTCCTCTCCTAGGGTGCACCACAGAGTTGGGACCACTTCCCCCAtgtatactaatgccccgtacacacggtcggactttgttctgacattccgacaacaaaatcctaggattttttccgacggatgttggctcaaacttgtcttgcatacacacggtcacacaaagttgtcggaaaatccgatcgttctgaacgcggtgacgtaaaacacgtacgtcgggactataaacggggccgtagccaatagcttttttctctttatttattctgagcatgcgtggcactttgtgcgtcggatttgtgtacacacgattagaatttccgacaacggattttgttgtcggaaaattttatatcctgctctcaaactttgtgtgtcggaaaatccgatggaaaatgtgtgatggagcctacacacggtcggaatttccgacaactaggtcctatcacacattttccgtcggaaaatccgaccgtgtgtacggggcattagtccacaGCGTTCATCTTCTATCATCGAGTAGAATCAAGGTGCCCTCTTTAATATACCAGTCTCTTCCCATTGTCCCTTCCATAGTTCCATGGCTTTaattcagtgggaacgtgggggaacgcagttccggcatctCCAGCACTGcatgtatgcaatggcaaggggtgtggggtgtgctggagggtctattcatgctggctgctggaggatctactgTCACTGGtagggatctgtttttgtgtgagggtctattgttgcttgtgggggatttattgttgctggggggtcttatgttgctggtagggatctactgttgagggattgTCTAATGTTGCTGGTTGcttggagatctgttgttgctgctggagggtttattgatgctggctgcttggagatctgttgttgctgctgggggtctaatgttgctggggtggatcttttgttgtgGGTGGTCTATTGTTGTTGTGTGGGGgtttattgttgtgtggggatctattgtttctggggtggggtctattgttgcacaggaatctattgttgctggctccatGAGATCTATTTTACCGCAAATTTTTACTATAGTTAggactaaaaaaaaagtaaaaatatatggaaaatatgaaatattgcatattctTATTTTGTATTCTCTTTGTACAACAGCTTTAGCTCTATCTAATTAGCTCCTATGTTGAAAAGAAACCTATTGTTTACAAAGCTtcatagctcaagctgaaattaaagcaatgaggttgatttactaaaggcaaatactaaaaatcactttacaagggaattgtAATTTTGCAAGGGACTTACCTTGGTGAATTTGGTTAAATACtttttgcaaagaacacccaatcaaaggaactttaaaaaaaaacaaaaaacattgtttttttgcttgcattttttttttcttgcttgcacatgatttgagtATGGCAGTCAGGAGctatctattttcctttagtaaatgaaaaaagatcatgtcattttgtaaaatgtttttattatggtcaagactacaaaaattaaattaaaaaaaatatttttcaggtaAATACGAAATACTGTGCATTCATATTTTGTATTCTCCTCAGCCAAGAATTAAAGCTTCAGATCTTTTCATGTTTTCCTTTATCTCCTTACCTTTAATTGAAAAAGCGGAACTCCAGCTATTCAAGTAAAACtataagcaaaaccttttttttttttttttagggagggttATACCCCCTGTCAATGTATTTTTCACCATCTTTGtcaaatttcccttcacttcctgccccgtagccaaacaggaagtgagaggaaatccctgcaaattaaggaaattccttgggaaccccaaggtcaccagatccagtgtctccattggaagatttcccctccattacttttctggggacaacccaaaatgttctgattttcttttacttttactttcaatgataatggtaaacagagcaaatagagaggggggatctTCCTattggggacatagacagcaataaaaactgatagttgttctaatccatctcccctctatccaaaactaaataaaaggtttggcccttagttatactttaatttcctCCACCAgaactgtgttaaaaaaaacactatatttgaTAGAGCAATACATTACTTTTGAAATACAAAATCATAAAAAGACTTAAAATAATGATGTATTTTTCTTTAATGAGTTCTTGTTAATGGCATCTGTCTTAATGCAGATTGTGTTCTAATTCATTATATGATCTAGGAGAGAAGACAGTGACTTCTTGGAACTACAAAggatgcaaaaaaacaaaagaatgcaCCACAAGTCCCGCAACCATCAGCAATCCTAATGTTACCGTTGCATTTGGTGTGGCATGCTGTGAAAGCAACTCCTGTCCTGTTCCAGGTACATTACCCTATGTTATATTATAAGATACTCAACTTTTCACATTGAAGCCAAGTCAAAATATTGCTGAGGATAATTCTCCATAATTCCAGGTTCACCATTGCTTGACTGAGGTTATAGCTGCAAATATAGATTTCCTATTGTGTTCTGttcatattgttttttatttttcttcaaagaCGAGTGTATAGAATTTTATTTGGCAACAGAGAAGAGATCTATTGTTTAGCTTGAAAACTGTCCCTTTGGTAAACATCAAGGCAATGATATACAGTAAATGGTTTAgactagtgtttctcaactccagtcctcaaggccccccaacaggtcatgttttaaggattttcctcagatgaaatggctctcgtaattactaaggcagtaaaactgatcaaatcacctgtgcaaaataattgtaagcctgaaaacatgacctgttggggcgccttgaggacttgagttgagaaacactggtctagaccaGCCTTTtacaacctttttaccccagagaaacccttgaaatccTTTTCATGTCTCAAAGGATTCCTGCTGAAATTAACTAATTGTggttcagtggaaagaatgtccttcACTATGGTGGTCAttaggaagatttccctttacattgggggTCAATAGGAAAAATGCCCTTTATGCTGGTGGTCAGAGGGATGACTGCcttttatgttggtggtcagtaggaagaatgccctttactttggggtcaatgggaagaatgccctttacattgcaGTCAATACAAAGAATGccgtttacattggtggtcagtggaaagaatggtctTTACAttgggtgtcaatggaaagaaggcCCTTTactttggggtcagtgggaagaatgcccgtTATGTTGGTGGCCAGGAAATAATGCTCCCTTTACAATGGTGGCTTCCTAACAATTAAAAATATCATTtgtgtgtcatgctgctggctttggcAAGTGCTGTCGGATCTGGAACTATACAGGCACCATTAGATAGAAAAGCAATTAGCCAAAGCTGAAGGAATCCCTAGACacctcttgaggaaccctggttgaaaaatggCTGTTCTAGTCTATACATCCAAAATAGATCTCCATGTAGAGTCCATGGTGGGATGAAGATAACCATACCTAGTTCCTGTTTTGGTCActcactttaaagttgaactccaagcaTAAAAAGTCTCATTTAAATTtagccacaaagaatataaatccactttttgggcaccacgtgtttttttttttttttcagtacatgtTCTCTTTCAATAACATGAAGAGGTAAAAACACATTTTGGTATAGTTTCAAAGCCACACTCAACTCCTCTGATAATTCCCCAAAGCAGTGCATGGTAATAGAAGCTAtaatatactcacctaggtggccCATGGTGGCCCATGTCTCCTATCTTTCTTCCATTCCAGCACTGCAACCTTCTTTAGGTTCTTCAGCATTCAATACATCCCCTGGAATTCACTGTAGTTCATCATACAGTCCCCACATGACAACAGGACATAGCAGTGACTTAGGGCTCTTTAGGAGGAACACAGCACATTGTGAGGGACCTGGGGATGCAGATACAGTATCTGACATTCTCAGACATGTCAAAAGCTGAAGAGTTTGATGTAGTCTGCAGTGCTGGAACAGAGAGACGATAGGAGACACATCTCCTTAGAGAATATGGTATATTACATCGTCTAATATACTGAATTGTTTTggggaatatacagtatatgtgaagtGGCAGGAGTGTAACTCCTCCAAAAATTATCCAAAGCAATTCATGGTGATTGAAGATATAATATAGTCACCTCTCTGGTGGCCGATATCTCCTCCCTTTCCTCCATCCCATCACTCTTTAGCATGCGACACTACTGTGATTGCCAGATGTCTGTGTCCCCCACCACGCTCTTTGGTTACATCCTACTGCCCCATACGTCACATCAGGACATAGCAATGGCATAGGGATTTGTGGAAGTACAACGGCACGTGGTGGTGGACGAAGACATCTGACAATCCTGGATGTTTGGTAAGCCGAATAGAGACTTCAGAGTGGTAAGTATAATATTTTCTAATATATTGaattgctttggggaattcatttgGGAGGATAACAGTGTTACTGTTTTTAATTTATGTACAAAACGTTTTTAAAATCTgaacatttctgtttttttttttcttttatagataaCTTGTTTCCAACTAATAAGATCGCAAATAACAAAACCTGCACCCGGTGTTATTCCAACTCAATTTTTCAGTGTCAGTCAAAGGAGGAAATAAAGTGTTCTGGAACTGAGACTAAATGTGGCCGTATCTTGATTGATTCTCTGGGTAATGGTccaaataaatacatattttttcacaGTACGATTTTCAAGCAATGTGTTTAATCAAACTAAGTTTTAAGTAAAAATCATTTAAcctgtaaaataaatgtaaaattgtcCCTTTAAAGAGAACCTGGCATCAGATATAGTTCTTTATgtcaaagtagtattaaaccctcaacgTTTTTGAAACTcagccacttcagctccggaaggtttaccctccttcatgaccagaccattttttgcgatacagcactgcgttactttagctgacaattgcgcggtcgtgcggcgctctacccaaataaaatgtatgtccttttttaccacaaatagagctttcttttggtggtatttgatcacctttgcattgtttattttttgtactataaataaaaaaacggcaatttggaaaaaaaaaaacatttttttttactttctgctataaaccatataaaaaaatcgaatttcttcaacagtttaggccaataagtattctgctacatatttttggtaaaacaaaatcccaataagcatatattgattggtttgtgcaaaagttatagcatctacggactatggaatatttttatggaatttttattgattcatttttttttgcttgtaatGGTGGTAGACTTattgcgggactgcgatattgcggtggtcaAATTGGGCACTaacggacactttttacactttttttgggaccagtaccACGAATACGGTGATCATTGCTAAAactatgcactctcactgtactaagggcactggcagggaagaggttaatatcaggggcaatcaaagggttaattgtgtgcctagccagtgttttctaactgtggaggaggtgcttttactaggggaaggcatggatcctagacccccccccccatccccctgggCCCCTTGGGGTCGGCATaacgtgtcagaagtgactcaggcAGACAACAGAAAGAACTCACACTAAGTgatttggattgaggcaagtacacattatagaaggatatgctttattcatttttcatttcagatgtAACCACTTTAATATCACTGCTCTACAGTGATGCAACAATGGTAATCCTGATGCCTGTGCAGTTCTCAGTTTTTTGCTACAAAGTTGCAATGTTGTAATCtggtcactggggggaggggaaacCGAGGAAATGCTTAATCCTGCCTGTAGCAGAGTAATGACATTGCCTTAGTCTAGGCTAAGTCAGTGACTACCTATTAAAAATAAAAGGCACCGGTATTGTGATGTGCAAGGAAGGCACCCATGCAGGCATGTAATGTTACCAAAAGGTTAGTTGTTTAGcttatgaatcttttttttttaaaagaccttttcttaaatattttttttttttatgtgcaggtGGTGTGGACGAGCACTGGTCTATGCGTGGCTGTGCAAATCAAGAGTTTTGTTCGTCTGAGCTTGTCACTCCGGGTGCCatattaaaaatccaaaaaaaggaATGCACTGACAGCGGCTCCACCCAAAAGCTCAGTGTCCTCATACTTACTGTGGCTGTTTTCTGGACTCTGTTGTTCTAAGAAATCTTTGGCGCACTTTTTGTTTTACATTGCATTACACCATTCAtatattttgctttattaaatTATGCAAATTTCCCACCTAAAGCGCTACTGCCCTATCCAATGATACCTCCGAAAGCTGGGTTGAAAGACTTTATCGTGAGAACCCCTGTTCAGAAATGATTCCGTTATCACTTAATGGACACACCCCCTGTATAGAAGTGGACTCCTTAAAGTATTAGTTCACCATTATCAAAATCATCCTATATAGGTAAGGGGAGCCTTCAGCTTTaactaaagttggataatgcccttaCTATTGGTGTAGCCCATCTAAGTTCCTCCCAAAGACTGGCCAAAAAACTTCCAGAGATGGCAGCCCCCCCATCCTGACTTGTTAATAGGACGTTGCTGAGACACTCCTAACCGTTACtgctcacccccaccatcacaAGTGCGAGCTCTCAAACTAGCACACATGTGTGGTCCACTTTAATCTCTGCCGCAGAATTGCTGACCTAAGAACTACAGCAAAGGGGGAGAGAAAGCGCATTTTGAGGTGGTTTGAACTGGAGAAAGAGCTCACTCTTGTGATGGTGGCGGCGAGCAGTAATGTCTGAGAGTGTCATAGAGATGTCCTAGCAACAAGCCGGGATGGGGACTACCATCTCTgagaatttatttttcattttcgagAGGCCTACGTCTATAGCAAGGACATTAGTCAACTCTAGTCAAGGCTGcaaagtttgtttttatctacaggcaccactaatctgcataggcagtttttattGGAAAAGTGACCTAATCATTTGAACACTTTTGGGGAGCCAATCAACTGTCTGCAAACCAATGCATCAATTAGCATGTTTTTTAGCAGTCAGAAAATGGTTAGATGAGCAATCAAGTATTTCCAATTACGTAAAAAAGATGGGTGGCTGGGGTTTGTGGTAGTCACTCCCTGTGTACAAGTATTTTGAATTATAGGACATGATGCTTGTGCATGTATCCGACCCATCTCTTTTTACATACTGAGCCAATCAGACACATCTGCCTGACTTAAAGTGAACCTTTAAGGACAGAATTATGGAAGTTGCTGTTGCTAATTTGTTTTTTGAAGTTGGAGGCTTGGGGGCTGTCATCCAAAACCTGACTTAATTTACTTGGAACAGGGATGCATCCAGAAAAGTCTGAAATGCTTGTTTTAGCTTATTGACTCAGTAAATGGTGAAGGACCTACTCTCACGTGCGGTAGCCTCCTTACCACCTGCTTTGGCCCTAAAAGGCTTAACCGCAGCAGTGAAACCGCCTACATTGCACACGTTGCAGGGCTGTTGAGGCTTGACCCCATAcacctaaagcccaactctgggtaaAAATCTGTTTTCCCATGCAGTAAGGccgtgcccgcactgcatgggttaactgcgtgatttgtctaggggtgaggagaaAGCTCCTACCCGCGTGATCCTTTGTTCCGCCAGAAAATGGTGCCCACCCCCCCACCTCATGGTCCAGTAGTGGACTGCTCctggtctatggagcctgctctgggcttGATGACATCAGAAACAGTCCACAATTCAAAACCAATAAAGTGCAGGGGGGCGGGATCAGTCTTGTGATGGGAGGATTGGAGGATTAGGTGA encodes:
- the LOC141110550 gene encoding uncharacterized protein; this translates as MSCYGNETRCGLIVIDFGGSKKNYLSIRGCANPEFCSQKLVTPNFTPLIKEKDCYVQCTHCENSTGLTCLEKAETIMDCPGSDHQCATSYFVERKGEKTVTSRISKGCKKTNECTTSPATISNPNVTVAFGVACCESNSCPVPDNLFPTNKIANNQTCTSCYSNSIDQCQSKEKIKCSGTETKCGRILIDSLGSKNHWSIRGCVNPEFCSHKVVTPNFTPLIKEKDCYVQCTHCENSTGLTCLEKTEKIMDCPDSDHQCATSYFVEKKGEKTVTSWNYKGCKKTKECTTSPATISNPNVTVAFGVACCESNSCPVPDNLFPTNKIANNKTCTRCYSNSIFQCQSKEEIKCSGTETKCGRILIDSLGGVDEHWSMRGCANQEFCSSELVTPGAILKIQKKECTDSGSTQKLSVLILTVAVFWTLLF